In the Staphylococcus condimenti genome, one interval contains:
- a CDS encoding PepSY-associated TM helix domain-containing protein, with the protein MKNIFNPLQRLHFYAAIFITPLLITLTLSGIAYLFFPEVENHLYKHEFYGQSEHKQQQSLNDAIKQIEKDHPGYMINKVSMMEAPYNNRITIGDMDGNSYYIFLDNHNQIVAQQNAKYTYSNMTRSIHSSLSTENTVINYLDELTACWTVFMILSGIYMMFRKRLLTQNSRNLRFQKWHSIVGIIIAVPMLVLVFTGLPWSGFMGDKINKIATAYPALGQTQIAANPPKSEENEIPWAMKKKQAPDSSGGGHHGGMAMPMTHSPGQLSLDKVVADAQKEGLKRPYAIVYPTSADGSFTLSRASNSGVTGFDVSPYKETTMYMDQYTGKKLGQVNYQDYGILAKWLTWGIPLHEGHLFGIANKIINLLVCIAFLGGIIFGFISWFKRLGRMKTPQPLPRRIKRPMSIGLIITLVILGILMPLFGFSLIIVFIIEALLYWKDRRKAKLN; encoded by the coding sequence ATGAAAAATATATTTAATCCGCTTCAAAGACTACACTTCTATGCGGCCATCTTCATAACGCCGCTTCTCATCACTCTCACATTATCCGGAATCGCATATCTCTTCTTTCCAGAAGTTGAGAATCATCTTTATAAACACGAATTCTACGGACAAAGTGAGCACAAACAACAACAATCATTAAATGATGCAATCAAGCAAATAGAAAAAGATCACCCTGGATATATGATTAACAAAGTCAGTATGATGGAAGCACCTTACAATAACCGAATTACAATCGGCGATATGGATGGTAATTCGTACTATATCTTCTTAGATAATCATAATCAGATTGTTGCACAACAAAACGCTAAATATACTTACTCAAATATGACAAGAAGTATACATAGCTCTTTATCTACAGAAAACACAGTTATCAATTACCTTGATGAACTGACTGCCTGTTGGACAGTATTTATGATACTTTCAGGTATTTATATGATGTTCCGCAAACGTTTGTTAACACAAAACAGTCGTAACTTGCGTTTCCAGAAATGGCATTCAATCGTAGGTATTATCATTGCTGTTCCAATGTTGGTTCTTGTTTTTACAGGACTGCCTTGGTCAGGATTTATGGGGGATAAAATCAATAAAATCGCAACTGCTTATCCTGCTTTAGGACAAACACAAATTGCTGCTAATCCTCCTAAATCAGAAGAAAATGAAATCCCTTGGGCAATGAAAAAGAAACAAGCCCCTGATTCAAGCGGCGGCGGACATCACGGCGGTATGGCAATGCCGATGACCCACTCACCTGGACAATTGTCATTAGATAAAGTAGTAGCTGATGCGCAAAAAGAAGGTTTAAAACGACCTTACGCTATCGTTTATCCAACAAGCGCAGATGGCTCATTCACATTATCACGCGCAAGCAACAGCGGTGTTACTGGCTTTGATGTATCACCTTATAAAGAAACAACAATGTATATGGATCAATATACAGGCAAAAAGTTAGGACAAGTCAATTACCAAGATTACGGCATTTTAGCTAAGTGGTTGACTTGGGGGATACCGCTTCACGAAGGACATCTATTCGGTATCGCAAACAAAATCATTAATCTATTAGTATGTATTGCCTTCTTAGGCGGTATTATCTTTGGATTTATATCTTGGTTCAAACGTTTAGGACGTATGAAAACACCTCAACCTTTACCAAGACGTATTAAAAGACCGATGTCTATCGGCTTGATCATCACACTTGTCATTTTAGGTATTTTAATGCCGCTATTCGGCTTCTCCCTTATTATTGTCTTTATCATAGAAGCATTGCTTTATTGGAAAGATAGACGAAAAGCAAAACTGAATTAA
- a CDS encoding PTS sugar transporter subunit IIC, producing MSNTLTKPGTKVTPKTFLFNVLNGVAIAIIAGLIPNAILGEILKALKPHHPIFGELLLITTSIQFGVPLLVGALVAHRFNFSPLGISVVAGSSFIGSGAAVFKNGTWVVTGIGDLINTMLAAALASLLILLIGERFGSLNLIILPTFVAVFTGFVTLHTLPYVKLVTTGIGQMINTFTEMQPILMCVLISLVYSIIIISPISTVATSMAIGISGLAAGSASIGITSAEAVLVFGTWGVNRLGVPLTIFLGGVKMMLPNMVRYPIMLLPITTTAAISGFVASFIGIGGTKESAGFGIIGLVGPINAFRFLEGDNFMMKIILVAIAFFVVPFIVAFVTQFIYMRVLKIYKKDIYNFLG from the coding sequence ATGTCAAACACACTTACTAAACCAGGAACTAAAGTTACACCAAAGACATTTTTATTCAACGTATTGAATGGAGTGGCTATTGCGATTATTGCTGGATTGATTCCGAATGCAATTTTAGGTGAAATTTTGAAAGCTTTAAAACCACATCATCCTATTTTCGGAGAATTGTTATTGATTACAACATCAATTCAATTTGGAGTGCCGTTATTAGTAGGTGCGCTTGTTGCACATCGATTTAATTTCTCTCCTTTAGGAATTTCGGTCGTAGCAGGATCTTCTTTTATAGGAAGTGGGGCAGCCGTGTTCAAAAATGGAACATGGGTAGTTACAGGTATCGGTGATTTGATTAATACAATGCTTGCAGCAGCACTGGCTTCGTTACTTATTTTGCTTATCGGAGAACGTTTCGGTAGTTTGAATTTAATTATTTTACCGACATTTGTAGCGGTGTTTACAGGTTTTGTTACTTTACATACTTTGCCTTACGTTAAACTCGTGACAACAGGTATTGGCCAAATGATTAATACTTTTACAGAAATGCAACCTATTTTAATGTGTGTATTAATCTCACTCGTTTATAGTATTATCATTATTTCACCAATCTCAACGGTTGCTACCTCAATGGCTATCGGTATCAGCGGTCTCGCAGCAGGTTCAGCTTCTATAGGTATTACGTCTGCTGAAGCAGTATTAGTATTTGGAACATGGGGAGTCAATCGTCTCGGTGTGCCGCTTACTATCTTTTTAGGTGGTGTAAAAATGATGTTACCGAATATGGTACGTTATCCGATTATGTTATTACCGATTACAACAACAGCTGCAATTTCAGGGTTTGTGGCAAGTTTTATTGGGATAGGCGGAACAAAAGAATCTGCAGGGTTCGGTATCATTGGTTTAGTTGGTCCTATCAATGCATTTAGATTCTTAGAGGGTGACAACTTTATGATGAAAATCATACTTGTTGCTATTGCTTTCTTTGTTGTACCATTTATCGTTGCATTTGTTACACAATTCATATACATGCGTGTACTTAAAATCTATAAAAAAGACATCTATAATTTCTTAGGATAG
- the pxpB gene encoding 5-oxoprolinase subunit PxpB has product MDYQIINEQSIMIKFEPQIDPETFKKVQQIVKYLGQQNVEAITEIVPSYRAVMIHFDQTKINAKELIDTLNLDHLDLDNIETSESSKVVRIPVVYGGEYGPDLETVAEHNQLSTDEVIKLHTEPTYLIYMLGFMPGFPYLGGLDERLYTPRRDEPRVRIDAGSVGIANNQTGLYPQDSPGGWQIIGRTPLDVFDLNREPMTLYAAGDNIQFYEISEADFDEILETKHQPDFDMERWVNIQDEY; this is encoded by the coding sequence ATGGATTATCAAATCATAAATGAGCAATCGATTATGATTAAATTTGAACCGCAAATTGATCCTGAAACTTTTAAAAAGGTTCAGCAGATTGTTAAGTATTTAGGACAACAAAATGTTGAAGCAATTACTGAAATTGTTCCTTCATACAGAGCGGTGATGATTCATTTTGATCAAACAAAAATTAATGCAAAGGAACTTATAGATACATTGAATCTAGATCATTTAGATTTAGATAATATTGAAACATCTGAAAGTTCTAAGGTAGTACGCATTCCAGTCGTATATGGGGGAGAATACGGACCGGATCTTGAAACAGTAGCCGAACACAATCAGTTATCAACTGATGAAGTGATAAAATTACATACAGAACCAACTTATTTAATTTATATGCTAGGATTTATGCCTGGGTTCCCTTATCTCGGAGGGTTAGATGAGCGTCTGTATACCCCAAGAAGAGATGAACCAAGAGTTCGTATTGATGCTGGTTCTGTGGGCATTGCGAATAATCAAACAGGTTTATATCCGCAAGATTCACCAGGCGGCTGGCAAATTATCGGACGCACACCATTAGATGTTTTTGACTTAAATCGTGAACCGATGACACTTTATGCCGCAGGTGACAATATTCAATTTTATGAAATCAGCGAAGCTGATTTTGATGAGATTTTAGAAACAAAGCATCAACCGGATTTTGATATGGAAAGATGGGTGAACATTCAAGATGAGTATTAG
- a CDS encoding biotin-dependent carboxyltransferase family protein produces MSIRIQKPGLFSTIQDEGRIGYQKDGFSGAGALDIYSYCLGQTLIGNDGPAIEATIIGPTLTFLEDDTIVVTGAEFKAELNGEPVPHQTVVQVYKGDELAMNAAIKGARGYLFFGHPIDVPEVAGSFSTHTRTKMGGHEGRPLKKDDFIHQKLNEQYRKHVGFTSELDLIHETTDTIRIVEGPQYDSFSDESHEGLVSEPFEISEQSDRMGFRLKGPSVPPKESADIISEPVALGSIQVPNDGNPIILMNDKQTVGGYTKIATVTQLDLSVLAQKKPGEKINFEWVSIEDAIKDLEEYNNGFEDILKDVETEPLFDLRELRITSNRICELLEGEQ; encoded by the coding sequence ATGAGTATTAGAATACAAAAGCCAGGACTTTTTTCTACAATTCAAGATGAAGGGCGCATCGGCTATCAAAAAGACGGATTTTCTGGTGCAGGTGCCTTAGATATTTATAGTTACTGTTTAGGTCAAACATTGATTGGCAATGATGGACCAGCTATCGAAGCTACAATCATCGGACCGACACTAACTTTTTTAGAAGATGATACGATAGTAGTTACAGGTGCAGAATTTAAAGCTGAATTAAATGGAGAACCGGTGCCGCATCAAACTGTTGTTCAAGTCTATAAAGGCGATGAACTTGCAATGAATGCGGCAATTAAAGGTGCACGCGGTTATTTATTCTTCGGTCATCCAATAGATGTGCCTGAAGTAGCTGGAAGTTTTTCAACGCATACACGTACAAAAATGGGCGGACATGAAGGAAGACCGCTTAAAAAAGATGACTTTATTCATCAAAAATTGAATGAACAATATCGTAAGCATGTAGGCTTTACGAGTGAATTGGATTTAATCCATGAAACAACAGATACAATTCGTATTGTAGAAGGACCTCAATACGATAGTTTTTCAGATGAAAGCCATGAAGGTTTAGTATCGGAACCATTTGAGATTTCTGAACAATCAGACCGTATGGGATTCCGTTTGAAAGGCCCATCTGTTCCACCAAAAGAAAGTGCAGATATAATTTCAGAACCTGTTGCTTTAGGCAGCATTCAAGTACCGAATGACGGTAATCCTATTATTCTAATGAATGATAAGCAAACTGTCGGCGGTTATACAAAAATAGCAACTGTAACACAATTAGACTTAAGTGTGTTAGCACAAAAGAAACCTGGAGAAAAAATCAATTTTGAATGGGTTTCAATTGAAGATGCGATTAAAGATTTAGAAGAATATAACAATGGTTTCGAAGATATATTGAAAGATGTAGAAACTGAACCATTATTTGATTTACGGGAATTAAGAATTACGTCTAATCGTATTTGCGAATTACTAGAGGGGGAACAATAA
- the accB gene encoding acetyl-CoA carboxylase biotin carboxyl carrier protein, translating to MKLEEIKDLINLVKENEVNKFKYKDEEREIELDFSTPQQSQPAAQIQTQATSNATPESNNASAADEAPAGKTINAPMVGTFFLQDTKELTEPLVKVGDKVSKGDVIGYIEAMKVMNEVTSDEDGEVAAILVDHGTNVEYDQALIEVK from the coding sequence ATGAAATTAGAAGAAATTAAAGATTTAATAAACTTAGTAAAAGAAAATGAAGTAAACAAATTTAAATATAAAGATGAAGAACGTGAAATTGAATTAGATTTTTCAACACCGCAACAATCACAACCTGCAGCTCAAATTCAAACACAAGCGACTTCAAATGCAACGCCTGAAAGCAACAATGCTTCAGCAGCTGATGAAGCACCAGCAGGTAAAACAATAAATGCACCGATGGTAGGTACTTTCTTCTTGCAAGATACAAAAGAATTAACAGAACCACTTGTTAAAGTTGGCGACAAAGTCAGCAAAGGTGACGTTATCGGCTATATCGAAGCAATGAAAGTGATGAACGAAGTAACGAGTGATGAGGATGGAGAAGTAGCAGCGATTTTAGTCGACCACGGAACAAATGTCGAATATGATCAAGCATTGATTGAAGTTAAATAA
- a CDS encoding acetyl-CoA carboxylase biotin carboxylase subunit: MDRCLIANRGEIAVRIIRACRESGVKTVAVYAKGDEKSLHVSLADEAICIGEANPLDSYLNIERIIAAAEITGANAIHPGYGFLSESPTFAQKVEENDIYFIGPTRRTMEMMGDKITARQTVDSAGVPIIPGSTGAVHSVEEIKEIAKEIGYPVVLKAASGGGGKGIRIVKEPEDLAKSFKEAQSEGKKYFNDDRIYVEAFIPVAKHVEVQVIGDGKENYVHLGERDCSVQRKNQKLIEESPCAALTDERRRAICEDAVKVAKASNYRSAGTIEFLVTEDAYYFIEMNARIQVEHTVTEMRADRDLLQAQLYLMKHDELPFTQEDIHFTGHVIEARINAENPERKFQPSPGKVKALHLPQGFNVRVDSLLYPNYVVSPYYDSLVAKVIVKGSDRTHAIDKLKATLDEMVIDGFSTTADFLYAVLSYPAYANGDASDVDIKFLDRHHIIKGAS, translated from the coding sequence ATGGATCGTTGTTTAATTGCAAACAGAGGAGAAATCGCTGTACGTATTATCCGTGCTTGTCGCGAATCAGGCGTTAAGACGGTTGCTGTATATGCGAAGGGAGATGAAAAAAGTCTGCATGTTAGTTTGGCAGACGAAGCCATCTGTATCGGAGAAGCCAATCCTTTAGATAGCTATTTAAATATTGAACGTATTATTGCAGCAGCAGAAATAACAGGCGCAAATGCCATTCATCCAGGATATGGTTTCCTATCAGAGAGCCCAACTTTCGCACAAAAAGTAGAAGAGAATGATATCTACTTCATCGGACCAACAAGACGTACGATGGAAATGATGGGTGATAAAATCACTGCACGACAAACCGTTGACAGTGCTGGAGTTCCAATTATCCCAGGTTCAACAGGTGCAGTACATTCAGTAGAAGAGATTAAAGAAATTGCAAAAGAAATCGGTTATCCAGTCGTACTTAAAGCTGCAAGCGGCGGTGGCGGTAAAGGTATCCGTATCGTTAAAGAACCGGAAGATTTAGCAAAATCATTTAAAGAAGCACAAAGTGAAGGTAAAAAATACTTTAATGATGATCGTATTTATGTTGAAGCCTTTATTCCAGTAGCTAAACACGTTGAGGTTCAAGTAATCGGAGACGGTAAAGAAAATTATGTTCATTTAGGTGAACGTGATTGTTCTGTACAACGTAAAAACCAAAAACTAATTGAAGAATCACCTTGTGCCGCACTTACAGATGAAAGACGTCGCGCTATTTGCGAAGACGCTGTTAAAGTAGCGAAAGCTTCTAACTACCGCAGTGCAGGTACTATTGAATTCTTAGTAACTGAAGATGCTTATTATTTCATTGAAATGAACGCACGTATTCAAGTTGAACATACTGTAACTGAAATGCGCGCTGACCGTGATTTATTGCAAGCGCAATTATACTTAATGAAACATGATGAGTTGCCATTTACGCAAGAAGATATTCACTTTACAGGTCATGTAATTGAAGCACGTATTAATGCTGAAAATCCAGAACGTAAATTCCAACCATCACCAGGTAAAGTAAAAGCATTGCATTTACCGCAAGGATTTAATGTACGTGTAGATTCATTATTATATCCTAATTACGTTGTATCGCCTTACTATGACTCACTTGTTGCTAAAGTGATTGTTAAAGGCAGCGACCGTACACATGCGATTGATAAATTGAAAGCGACATTAGATGAAATGGTTATTGACGGTTTCTCTACAACTGCTGATTTCCTATATGCTGTATTGTCATATCCTGCATATGCAAATGGCGATGCTAGCGATGTAGATATTAAATTCTTAGACCGTCATCATATTATTAAGGGGGCTTCTTAA
- the pxpA gene encoding 5-oxoprolinase subunit PxpA, translating to MQVDLNCDLGEAFGNYSFGGDHQIIPLITSANIACGFHAGDENVMNETVKLAKEHRVGIGAHPGFHDLQGFGRRNIDMALDEIYTLVAYQLGALSAFSRIHDVKINHVKPHGALYNMGARDKDIAHAIAQAVYDVDPSLILVGLSNTLLISEAEAVGLKTASEVFADRRYESNGQLVSRKESDAVITDTEAAIDQVVKMVKDNKVTAKDGTEIDIQADTICVHGDGAHALEFVSKIRERLTKEGISITKLGG from the coding sequence ATGCAAGTAGATTTAAATTGTGATTTAGGCGAAGCATTCGGTAATTATTCATTTGGCGGAGATCACCAAATTATTCCATTGATTACTTCAGCGAATATTGCATGTGGTTTTCATGCAGGTGATGAAAATGTTATGAACGAAACAGTTAAATTAGCTAAAGAACACAGAGTAGGTATTGGAGCACATCCTGGGTTCCATGATTTACAAGGATTTGGCCGTCGTAATATTGATATGGCTCTTGATGAAATTTATACATTAGTAGCATATCAATTAGGTGCATTATCTGCATTCAGCCGAATTCATGATGTGAAAATTAATCATGTGAAACCACACGGTGCTTTATATAACATGGGTGCGCGTGACAAAGATATTGCACACGCAATCGCACAAGCGGTATATGACGTGGACCCATCACTCATCTTAGTCGGATTATCTAATACATTGCTTATTTCAGAAGCTGAAGCTGTCGGCTTAAAAACAGCATCTGAGGTATTTGCAGATAGACGTTATGAATCAAACGGCCAATTAGTCAGCCGTAAAGAAAGTGACGCTGTCATCACAGATACAGAAGCAGCAATTGATCAAGTGGTTAAGATGGTTAAAGACAACAAAGTTACAGCAAAAGATGGAACTGAAATAGATATTCAAGCAGATACAATTTGTGTGCATGGCGATGGTGCACATGCATTAGAATTTGTATCAAAAATCAGAGAAAGATTAACGAAAGAAGGTATTTCGATTACGAAACTAGGGGGTTAA
- a CDS encoding NRAMP family divalent metal transporter, which yields MGEKNQTKTDFEFTKEHKRLLLGSVFLMATSAIGPAFLTQTAVFTAQFAASFAFAILLSIIIDIGAQINIWRVLVVTGLRGQEIANEMVKGLGTFISILIAIGGLAFNIGNIAGAGLGLNAIFGIDVKWGAAITAVLAIGVFVSKSGQKVMDVVTMVLGVLMILIVAYVMVVSNPPYLEAAHRMVLPENPAALVLPIITLVGGTVGGYITFAGAHRILDSGIKGKEYLPFVNQSAISGILTTGVMRGLLFLAVLGVVVTGVTLDPENPPASVFQHALGPIGKNIFGVVLFAAALSSVIGSAYTSATFLKTLSKSLMKRSNLIVITFIVVSTLIFLFIGKPIKLLIIAGALNGLILPITLGTILVASKKKSIVGDYKHPTWMLVFGIIAVVVTIITGIFSFQGLAELWSS from the coding sequence ATGGGAGAAAAGAACCAAACAAAGACGGATTTCGAGTTCACAAAGGAGCATAAACGCCTGTTACTCGGGTCAGTTTTCTTGATGGCAACATCAGCAATCGGACCAGCATTCTTAACACAAACTGCTGTATTTACAGCACAATTTGCAGCAAGCTTCGCATTTGCGATTTTGCTATCAATTATTATTGATATTGGTGCACAAATCAATATTTGGCGTGTGTTAGTAGTAACAGGTCTACGCGGACAAGAAATCGCGAATGAGATGGTAAAAGGACTAGGGACTTTTATCTCCATTCTGATAGCAATCGGTGGTTTAGCATTTAACATTGGTAATATTGCCGGTGCTGGGCTCGGTTTAAATGCAATCTTTGGTATTGATGTAAAATGGGGCGCAGCGATTACGGCCGTTTTAGCAATCGGTGTATTCGTAAGTAAAAGCGGTCAAAAAGTTATGGACGTCGTAACAATGGTTTTAGGGGTACTCATGATTTTAATTGTTGCGTATGTAATGGTGGTTTCAAATCCTCCATATTTAGAAGCAGCACATAGAATGGTATTACCAGAAAATCCTGCAGCATTAGTATTACCGATTATTACACTGGTCGGCGGTACAGTAGGTGGTTACATTACTTTCGCAGGTGCACACAGAATTTTAGACTCTGGTATTAAAGGTAAAGAATATTTACCATTTGTTAACCAATCAGCTATTTCTGGTATCTTAACTACTGGTGTAATGCGTGGTCTTTTATTCTTAGCAGTATTAGGTGTAGTTGTAACAGGGGTTACATTAGACCCTGAAAACCCACCTGCATCTGTATTCCAACATGCTTTAGGACCTATTGGTAAAAATATTTTTGGTGTTGTATTATTTGCAGCTGCATTATCTTCAGTAATTGGCTCTGCTTATACAAGTGCAACATTCTTAAAAACATTGAGTAAATCATTGATGAAACGCAGTAACTTAATCGTTATCACATTCATCGTTGTTTCTACTTTAATCTTCTTATTCATCGGTAAACCAATCAAATTATTGATTATTGCTGGTGCTTTGAACGGCTTAATCTTACCAATTACATTAGGTACGATTCTTGTCGCTAGTAAGAAAAAATCGATTGTCGGAGATTATAAACATCCAACTTGGATGTTAGTATTTGGTATCATCGCAGTTGTTGTTACCATTATTACAGGTATCTTCTCATTCCAAGGTCTTGCAGAACTTTGGAGTTCATAA
- the xylB gene encoding xylulokinase — translation MVKEAVIGIDLGTSAIKLIAVDREGNVLSTQSEPLKLYQDYPGYSEQNPDEWNAAMQQGLKNLLMQPQLKEVEIKGVSFSGQMHGLVLLDKAGRPLRNAVLWNDTRTTPQCEAIKDKKGEQVLGNPVVEGFTLTKLLWVKENEPELWKKAETFLLPKDYLRYCLTGEIYTEYSDAAATMLLNPQTKAWDKILGEEFGIPDIYPDIIQSHDEAGIFNAALAAELGLDTNIPVFAGGADNACGALGSGVIRPNDAICSIGTSGVLLICEPIGGADGYGHKIHLMNHAVTDVNYLMGVTLSAGYSLSWFKREFYPDDNFEKLLEEAAEAGIGGHGLIFTPYLAGERTPHGDASIRGSFIGISGSNIRGDFARAVVEGITYSLYDSLIYLRSVGKNVTKIVSTGGGAKSDFWLQLQADVFNAEIYKLKHEEGPSMGAAMLAAYGLGWYPSLSECAEQFIHFTETFKPDLKRHKTYESYFRIYQQAYNATRRMTKDLLELQKD, via the coding sequence ATGGTAAAAGAAGCAGTAATCGGTATTGACCTAGGTACAAGTGCGATTAAACTAATTGCGGTCGATCGCGAAGGTAATGTACTCAGCACTCAAAGTGAACCGCTCAAACTTTATCAAGATTATCCAGGATACTCTGAACAAAATCCGGATGAGTGGAATGCAGCCATGCAACAAGGTTTGAAAAATTTATTGATGCAACCGCAATTGAAAGAAGTAGAAATTAAGGGTGTGTCATTTTCTGGTCAAATGCATGGATTAGTTTTATTGGATAAGGCAGGAAGACCACTAAGGAATGCTGTTTTATGGAATGATACACGTACTACACCGCAATGTGAGGCTATTAAAGATAAAAAAGGTGAACAAGTACTCGGCAACCCAGTGGTGGAAGGATTTACTTTAACTAAGTTGTTGTGGGTGAAAGAAAATGAACCTGAATTATGGAAAAAGGCAGAAACATTTTTATTACCTAAAGATTACCTTCGCTATTGTTTAACAGGAGAAATCTACACAGAATACTCAGATGCAGCAGCGACTATGTTGTTGAATCCACAAACAAAAGCATGGGATAAAATATTAGGTGAAGAATTCGGTATTCCTGATATTTATCCAGATATCATTCAATCACACGATGAGGCAGGTATTTTTAATGCTGCATTAGCAGCTGAGTTAGGATTAGATACTAATATTCCAGTATTTGCAGGCGGTGCTGATAATGCTTGCGGCGCTTTAGGATCTGGGGTAATTCGTCCTAATGATGCAATTTGCAGTATTGGTACATCTGGTGTGTTATTAATTTGTGAGCCTATAGGAGGCGCTGATGGTTACGGTCATAAAATACATCTGATGAACCATGCAGTGACAGATGTTAATTATTTAATGGGCGTTACCTTAAGCGCTGGTTATAGTTTAAGTTGGTTTAAACGAGAATTTTACCCTGATGATAACTTTGAAAAATTACTGGAAGAAGCAGCAGAAGCTGGCATCGGTGGTCATGGTTTGATTTTTACACCTTACTTAGCAGGCGAACGTACGCCACATGGAGATGCTTCGATTCGCGGCAGTTTTATTGGAATAAGCGGTTCAAATATACGTGGTGATTTTGCGCGTGCAGTTGTGGAAGGTATTACATATTCTTTATACGACTCTTTAATTTATTTACGCAGTGTCGGTAAAAATGTAACTAAAATAGTATCGACTGGCGGGGGCGCAAAAAGTGATTTTTGGCTGCAGTTACAAGCAGATGTTTTTAATGCTGAAATTTATAAATTGAAACATGAAGAAGGACCAAGTATGGGTGCAGCAATGCTTGCAGCTTACGGATTAGGATGGTATCCAAGTCTCTCTGAGTGTGCAGAACAATTTATTCATTTTACAGAAACATTCAAACCAGATTTGAAGCGACATAAAACATATGAAAGTTATTTCCGAATTTATCAACAAGCCTATAATGCTACAAGACGTATGACAAAAGACTTACTGGAACTTCAAAAAGATTAA
- a CDS encoding VraH family peptide resistance protein — translation MSFKEYVGDMVETIKHMRFGSKNGLIMIASIVVLSAITTPIIGVPAGAWIGYYLEKNGK, via the coding sequence ATGTCATTTAAAGAATATGTTGGAGACATGGTTGAAACGATTAAGCACATGCGTTTCGGCTCTAAAAATGGTCTTATCATGATTGCTTCTATTGTGGTACTAAGTGCAATCACTACACCTATCATCGGCGTTCCAGCAGGTGCGTGGATTGGTTACTATTTAGAGAAAAACGGTAAATAA
- a CDS encoding GNAT family N-acetyltransferase: MEFEYLTEETDRLIIRPLQHSDYQQWLIGFCGRLESQSPYDEGRLDMSICTQGWYEQLVEKHHQFIKKDEIYIFGIFRKTDGVHVGNLDIVTLSRSHFQWAECGYTIHNQFWRNGYAFEALTAMLKIADKRLKYHRIEAHVNVGNQPSSKLLEKAGFKYECTREKFIFENEEWADHLVYAKTLNNLPPLNI; the protein is encoded by the coding sequence ATGGAATTTGAATATCTCACTGAAGAAACAGATCGTTTAATAATACGCCCCTTGCAACATTCTGATTATCAACAATGGCTTATTGGTTTTTGCGGACGGCTTGAATCTCAATCTCCATATGATGAAGGCCGATTAGATATGTCGATTTGTACACAAGGATGGTATGAACAATTAGTAGAGAAGCATCACCAATTTATAAAAAAGGACGAAATTTATATATTCGGTATTTTTCGTAAAACAGATGGTGTACATGTGGGTAATTTAGATATTGTGACATTATCACGCAGCCATTTTCAATGGGCAGAGTGCGGCTATACAATTCATAACCAGTTCTGGCGTAATGGATATGCTTTTGAAGCTTTAACAGCAATGCTGAAAATTGCAGATAAACGTTTAAAATATCATCGCATTGAAGCACATGTAAATGTTGGCAACCAACCTTCATCGAAGTTGTTGGAGAAAGCAGGTTTCAAATATGAATGTACGCGTGAAAAATTTATTTTTGAAAATGAGGAGTGGGCAGATCATTTAGTTTATGCTAAAACTTTGAATAATTTGCCGCCGTTGAATATATGA